A window from Mya arenaria isolate MELC-2E11 chromosome 9, ASM2691426v1 encodes these proteins:
- the LOC128246459 gene encoding baculoviral IAP repeat-containing protein 2-like, translating into MMSIVDRLAKKKKVHPKESMRYEMMRFCTLRTFPSEGKPSVLKFAKAGFYYASNKDEVICYCCAKRISNWKPNDDPFEAHKRITPNCSFIMNNEEVNVPVSNVTCTNSNDVLQNIITDLDKNNNVWKFDPENSWGESENDFATDGDEENEDQNNGIPFLHDNFINKTAFGPKRNSNVVDTVTRGKNSDYASLPIGPSNTSGSLDDDCFRPEPQGGFTSMAPILENRSINSTSQTGVVLPLKDFESLIANIDDTTAYQPTQEDTPPHRRSRRRTRRQRQQSSTTSDMPGTTARTQRSSETLASNMQTPVSTRTAINRIDNHAQTPKHPKYSTISSRKASFNQCAEIHIMPRTLAEAGFYYAGIGDCTRCYWCGIGLRNWNREDDTWTEHARFSLDCNHVLINKGQEFINLVKLALDLTEEKDECPQARASEAPAENQETERPKDDVEDLMKSDAVQSVRDMGYNDDIIRIAIREIITSKGNETLNLLNIMEEIFRIEDERVSNKNDSTETNSTLRTITTRSTEPCTPMQKNKITPDGNNSERETAICNQTLESKGASADFEKKTVDHRQKRRLLNENKALKEGTICSSCRKNEVCIAFLPCGHLISCEQCGNSVRTCMTCGQRVRGTVRTYRA; encoded by the exons ATGATGTCAATAGTCGACCGACTCGCAAAGAAGAAAAAGGTCCACCCAAAAGAGAGTATGCGTTACGAAATGATGCGATTTTGTACTTTGCGGACCTTCCCGAGTGAGGGCAAGCCGTCTGTACTCAAATTCGCAAAAGCAGGTTTCTATTACGCTTCGAACAAAGACGAAGTAATATGCTATTGTTGCGCTAAGCGAATCTCCAATTGGAAACCAAACGATGACCCATTTGAGGCTCATAAAAGAATTACGCCGAATTGCAGTTTTATTATGAACAATGAAGAGGTAAACGTTCCTGTTTCAAACGTTACATGCACTAATTCAAACGATGTTCTTCAGAACATCATCACCGACCtggataaaaataataatgtttggaAATTCGATCCTGAAAACTCTTGGGGTGAAAGTGAGAATGATTTTGCAACTGATGGCGACGAAGAAAACGAAGACCAAAACAATGGGATTCCGTTTTTACATGATaacttcataaataaaacaGCATTTGGTCCGAAACGGAACTCCAATGTGGTAGACACCGTTACCCGAGGTAAGAACAGTGATTATGCCAGTCTACCAATAGGACCTTCAAATACATCTGGAAGTCTGGATGATGATTGCTTCAGGCCAGAACCTCAAGGTGGATTCACTTCTATGGCTCCGATATTAGAGAATAGAAGTATAAATTCAACTTCTCAGACAGGAGTAGTTTTGCCTCTAAAGGATTTTGAAAGTCTAATTGCAAACATTGACGACACTACTGCCTACCAACCAACTCAAGAAGACACACCACCACATA GGAGGTCACGGAGACGAACACGACGTCAACGTCAACAGTCGTCAACCACATCTGATATGCCCGGAACCACGGCACGTACACAAAGGTCTAGCGAAACACTTGCCTCTAATATGCAAACCCCTGTTTCCACACGGACAGCAATAAATAGAATAGACAACCACGCGCAAACTCCAAAGCATCCAAAATACTCGACGATTTCATCAAGAAAAGCGAGTTTCAACCAGTGCGCAGAAATTCACATTATGCCTAGAACTCTGGCAGAGGCGGGGTTTTACTACGCCGGAATTGGGGATTGTACCAGATGTTATTGGTGCGGCATAG GCCTCCGGAATTGGAATCGCGAAGACGATACATGGACTGAGCATGCGCGATTCTCATTGGACTGCAATCACGTGCTTATTAACAAAGGTCAAGAGttcattaatttagtaaaacttgCACTGGACCTCACAGAAGAAAAG GATGAATGTCCGCAAGCTCGAGCTTCAGAAGCGCCAGCAGAAAATCAAG AAACCGAAAGACCAAAAGACGACGTAGAAGATTTAATGAAATCAGACGCTGTGCAGAGTGTAAGAGACATGGGATACAATGATGATATAATCAGAATTGCAATTCGCGAAATTATCACTTCTAAAG GGAATGAAACACTGAACTTGTTGAATATTATGGAAGAAATCTTTCGAATTGAGGATGAACGTGTTAGCAATAAAAATGATTCTACTGAGACCAACTCAACACTGCGAACCATAACAACAAGATCAACGGAACCATGTACACCTATGCAGAAAAATAAGATTACCCCTGACGGCAACAATTCAGAACGAGAAACAGCTATATGCAACCAGACATTGGAATCTAAAGGTGCATCGGCTGACTTTGAAA aAAAGACGGTTGACCATAGGCAAAAGCGTCGGTTGCTGAATGAAAATAAAGCTCTCAAAGAAGGCACAATATGCTCTTCGTGTAGGAAAAATGAAGTCTGTATTGCATTTTTACCATGTGGACATTTAATTTCATGCGAACAATGTGGAAACTCTGTAAGGACATGCATGACGTGTGGTCAAAGAGTTCGCGGTACGGTGCGTACTTATCGTGCATAA